One segment of Pseudobythopirellula maris DNA contains the following:
- a CDS encoding DotU family type IV/VI secretion system protein has translation MPPTTPLKGRTAANDAVHDAVQHVLRLHEAVERGERRDLAREQSALTSLLLAIPAGSSDAGDRGARYAVVCWIDEMFTTRSKWAEAWNERKLESELYGGNDRAWEFWRQAKLAEAQPTDDALRAYFLCVALGFRGRMRDEPAKLQAWVEKTRPRAARAPHPPGRTSPLPRRRQPARLLRGAARLRRMTAVAAVVVLCLLPLLTYSLVQRLLG, from the coding sequence ATGCCTCCGACAACCCCCCTCAAAGGGCGAACCGCTGCGAACGACGCCGTGCACGACGCCGTGCAACACGTCCTGCGATTGCACGAGGCGGTCGAACGAGGCGAGCGCCGCGATCTGGCCCGCGAGCAGTCGGCTCTCACGAGCCTGTTGCTCGCGATCCCGGCCGGCTCAAGCGACGCAGGCGACCGCGGGGCTCGTTACGCGGTCGTCTGCTGGATCGATGAGATGTTCACCACCCGCTCAAAGTGGGCCGAGGCCTGGAACGAACGGAAACTCGAATCCGAGCTCTACGGCGGCAACGACCGGGCGTGGGAGTTTTGGCGGCAAGCCAAGCTCGCCGAGGCGCAGCCGACCGACGACGCGCTGCGGGCTTATTTCCTCTGCGTTGCGCTCGGCTTCCGTGGCCGGATGCGTGACGAGCCGGCCAAATTACAGGCGTGGGTCGAGAAGACCCGCCCCCGCGCCGCCCGGGCGCCCCACCCGCCCGGCCGCACGTCTCCCCTGCCCCGCCGACGCCAGCCGGCGCGGCTTCTGCGCGGAGCCGCACGATTGCGACGCATGACCGCCGTGGCCGCGGTCGTCGTCCTGTGCCTGTTGCCGCTGCTTACCTACTCCTTGGTCCAGCGTCTGCTCGGCTGA
- a CDS encoding type VI secretion protein IcmF/TssM N-terminal domain-containing protein — protein MTAFISSLTRGVLRAAVAPFVSLGRGAMSGGVPTAVVHVLLVVATLVGLWFLNNWLGLDKTVHAPSRLLRELWLPTLFLLGYAIAWVGFWTYRTLSEPDAASPFPDVDRAWRQATTALSRRGVDLVKTPLVMVLGEPGGRTSDAVAALEIMPRVGPLPADSNAPLRVVADDKAVYVFCQEASAVSYCNERLAQERSVSRRTAQAAPALAASEKQIPVALRAGAEADNDAALVAASAMAADADETGTDWEGEGDWSATETTFDRPPLLDADQVALAGDRLEHLMRLVRRDREPTTPISGAAVLVTCDAAQDQRAADAMAASIEHDLDRIEAASGARCPTVAIVSDIQHTPGGMQLLQALTADRKRRRFGVELPAEGLTSEQDLRSAVNWLTRSMAPALCQRLLSFDPNGSAQPDDVRENASLFQFQCEIAQRGDRLQDLLAEGLAGDENGPWPLLGCYLLASGDSVAGAQAFGTGVMDGLVAEASRAEWTPAALAEESHRNRKVAAGYGAVAAAVIFTAVLLVF, from the coding sequence ATGACCGCCTTTATCAGTAGTCTTACGCGTGGCGTCCTCCGAGCGGCCGTCGCCCCGTTCGTCAGTCTGGGGCGCGGCGCCATGTCGGGCGGCGTTCCGACCGCCGTGGTCCACGTGCTGCTTGTGGTCGCTACGCTGGTCGGCTTGTGGTTTCTGAACAATTGGCTTGGGCTCGATAAAACGGTCCACGCCCCCAGCCGGTTGCTACGCGAGCTGTGGCTTCCAACGCTGTTCCTGCTGGGCTACGCGATCGCCTGGGTAGGTTTCTGGACCTACCGCACACTGAGCGAACCCGACGCCGCCTCGCCTTTCCCCGATGTCGACCGGGCCTGGCGCCAGGCGACTACCGCCCTGTCGAGGCGCGGAGTCGATTTGGTGAAAACGCCCCTGGTGATGGTGCTGGGAGAGCCCGGTGGCCGCACAAGCGACGCCGTCGCTGCGCTGGAGATTATGCCCCGAGTGGGCCCTCTGCCGGCCGACAGCAATGCCCCGCTGCGCGTGGTGGCCGACGATAAGGCGGTTTATGTCTTTTGTCAGGAGGCTTCGGCCGTTTCGTACTGCAACGAACGGCTTGCTCAGGAGCGCAGCGTTTCGCGACGCACCGCCCAGGCAGCTCCCGCCCTGGCGGCGAGCGAGAAGCAGATACCCGTCGCCCTGAGGGCCGGCGCCGAGGCCGACAACGACGCAGCGTTGGTCGCCGCCTCGGCCATGGCGGCCGACGCCGATGAAACAGGTACCGATTGGGAGGGTGAGGGCGATTGGTCGGCCACCGAGACGACCTTCGACCGCCCCCCGCTGCTCGACGCCGATCAGGTCGCCCTGGCGGGAGACCGGCTCGAGCATCTGATGCGTCTGGTGCGCCGCGATCGCGAGCCGACCACACCGATCAGCGGCGCCGCGGTGCTCGTCACGTGCGACGCCGCCCAGGACCAACGCGCGGCCGACGCCATGGCCGCCTCCATAGAACACGATCTCGACCGCATCGAGGCCGCCTCTGGCGCCCGCTGCCCGACCGTGGCGATCGTCTCCGACATCCAACACACCCCCGGCGGGATGCAGCTCTTGCAAGCCCTCACCGCCGACCGCAAACGACGCCGCTTCGGCGTTGAACTGCCGGCCGAGGGACTCACCTCCGAACAAGACCTCCGCAGTGCGGTCAATTGGCTGACCCGCTCGATGGCGCCGGCTTTGTGCCAGCGACTGCTGAGCTTTGATCCCAATGGCTCCGCCCAACCGGACGACGTTCGTGAGAACGCCTCCCTGTTCCAGTTCCAGTGCGAGATCGCCCAACGTGGCGACCGCTTGCAAGACTTGCTGGCCGAGGGCTTGGCGGGCGACGAGAACGGCCCATGGCCGCTCTTGGGCTGCTACCTGCTCGCCAGCGGCGACAGCGTGGCTGGGGCCCAGGCATTCGGCACGGGCGTGATGGACGGTCTTGTCGCCGAAGCGTCGCGGGCCGAATGGACCCCCGCCGCCCTGGCCGAAGAGTCTCACCGAAACCGCAAGGTCGCTGCCGGATACGGCGCGGTAGCCGCGGCGGTGATCTTCACCGCTGTGCTGTTGGTATTCTGA